A genome region from Rhizophagus irregularis chromosome 14, complete sequence includes the following:
- a CDS encoding uncharacterized protein (SECRETED:cutsite_TFA-LK; SECRETED:prob_0.8331); SECRETED:SignalP(1-17): MKLIIIVLFLIFFKTFALKFSLNCDDIDYIDIKFLANHQVALIIDGPDKLENTDNFACCLQQGPMMISNYSFNYNQSLIYTVVSDTTWENGYTMDNILNANNCLSNKYFDCSTIYQGDHYYTRADNYDPTKFPSPGDIIGFIVNVYAHCFNYCETTCLKSCLFTGGISYDPPE, from the exons ATGAagcttattattattgtattatttcttatattctTCAAAACTTTTGCTCTTAAATTCTCTTTAAATTGTGATG atattgattatatagacatcaaatttttagcaaatcaTCAGGTCGCATTAATAATAGATGGACcagataaattagaaaatactGATAATTTCGCATGTTGCTTGCAACAGGGACCAATGATGATTAGTAATTATTCGTTTAACTATAATCAATCCCTGATTTATACTGTTGTATCAGATACTACATGGGAAAATGGATACACTATGGATAATATCTTAAATGCGAATAATTGTTtgagtaataaatattttgattgtaGTACAATTTATCAAGGAGATCATTATTACACGCGAGCTGACAATTATGATCCCACAAAATTTCCCTCTCCGGGAGATATTATTGGGTTTATAGTTAATGTATATGCTCATTGTTTTAATTACTGCGAAACGACTTGCTTAAAATCTTGTTTGTTTACTGGTGGCATTTCTTATGATCCACCagaataa